A stretch of DNA from Campylobacter gracilis:
AGGGCATCGAAAACTCATAATTTTTCTTTCTCTCCTCAGTAACGCTTGCAGCCGCGATAAGCATATCCGCCTGATTATTTTGAATGGACGGAAAGCGCGCTTGCGCTGATACCGGTATGAGCTCGATCCTGCCGCCGGTATCGCCTAAAATTTTGCCTCCGATTGCATTAGCAAGCTCTACGTCAAAGCCCTCAAAGCCGTTATCTGTGACCCTACTAAACGGAGGTTCATTTTCATAAACGGCGATACGAATGACTTTACTCTGCTTTATTTGACTTAAAGAATTCGCAAGCGCAAAGATGCAAGATAAAAGAATTAAAAACAGTGATTTTTTCATTTTAAATTCCTTTTTTATTAAAAAAAGCTGTAAAGATCGTCGAGTAAGAAATATTTTTTATCGACAGTACCTTTATAGAAGGATTCGAAAGTATCCTCGTAAGCCTTTTTGAAAAAGCCCTCTTTGCTAAGCGCGATCAAGCCTTTATTGATCGCTTCTAGCAGCTCCGCGTTACCCTTTTGCACCGCGACGCCTAAGAATACATTATCGCCTAAATTTTTTATATTGACTTCGACTGCAGGATCTACGATCGGATAGACCATTACAAAAAGGTTGTTGTTACAATACCCGTCGATCTCGCCACTTTTTAATCTCCTATAGCAATCGACCGAATCGTTGCAATAAGAAACATTATAACCGCCGTCCTTTTTGATATACGCCTCACCGGTAGTCTTGCGGATGATACCGATCTTTTTGCCCATCAGATCGCCTATTTTGTGAATATTTGAGTCTTTTTTCGTTAAAATTCCCAAATTTACCGTAAAATACGGCATCGAAAAATCCACGCTGCCTTTACGCTCTTCAGTGATACTTGCAGCCGCGATTATCATATCGGCTTGATTATTTTGAAGCATCGGAAAGCGCACTTCGTTCGTTACCGGGATAAGCTCGATACGACCGCCGCTGTTGCCGAAAATTTTACCGGCTAGCGCATTGGCAAGCTCGACCTCAAATCCCTCAAAGCCTTTCTCGCTCGACTTACTAAAAGGCGGCTCATTTTCATAAACACCCACTCTGATAACCTTGCTTTGCTTTATTTCGCTTAAGGAATTCGCAAAAACAAAGATCGCCGACAATAGAATAAGAAAAAATGACTTTT
This window harbors:
- a CDS encoding transporter substrate-binding domain-containing protein: MKKSFFLILLSAIFVFANSLSEIKQSKVIRVGVYENEPPFSKSSEKGFEGFEVELANALAGKIFGNSGGRIELIPVTNEVRFPMLQNNQADMIIAAASITEERKGSVDFSMPYFTVNLGILTKKDSNIHKIGDLMGKKIGIIRKTTGEAYIKKDGGYNVSYCNDSVDCYRRLKSGEIDGYCNNNLFVMVYPIVDPAVEVNIKNLGDNVFLGVAVQKGNAELLEAINKGLIALSKEGFFKKAYEDTFESFYKGTVDKKYFLLDDLYSFF